Below is a window of Falco peregrinus isolate bFalPer1 chromosome 3, bFalPer1.pri, whole genome shotgun sequence DNA.
GCCGGGACAGCCCCacctcctttctgctttctctcccttcccttccctttcttttccccctttttttactcccctctctgctcctttctgGCCACCCCTTcgcaccccccgccccacctCGCCGCCGGACCCCCATGCCGGCAGCACCAAACTCTGCCGGCTGCCGCCTTGGGCTCGCTCCGCCAGCATGGGGCCCGCTGAGGAGCTGGTCCGGATCGCCAAGAAACTGGATAAGATGGTGGCCAGGAAGAGCATGGTAAGGTGGCCGAGCCCCCGGGGCGggtgtgcatgcgtgtgcgtaCTGACacgtgtgtgcatgcatgtttGGAGTTGCACCGTTCCTTGGGACAGGGGAGCGGGGGGAAAGCGGGGGGTTTCTCTTCACCTCCTGCTCCTGTTGCTCACAGTCCTGGAGGGGCTGAGCAGGTCCCgggggtgctgagcacccacaggtgccaccagcaccccagggtgctgcctgtgcacccccagcccagcctcgTGACGTCGGAGCCAGCACCCAGGggattttattttgcctctgATTTGGGGGTCTTCTGCACCCCACTGCTCCCGGCCCTTGGGATTTGGGGGCAAGGGGGGGGTGTCTGTCCCAGAGGTGGCAGCTCCAGGCACCCCTCAGTGGTGCAGGACCTTGGGCGACAGGTGCTTGGCCACCAGCCCGGCCACCAACACTCGATCGCGGCCGGTACTGGTGCTGCAGGCTCAGCCCCACGCAAAGGAAAACTCTttggggggtgggctgggggctcaAGCGCctcacagccccagccccagccctgcctgttgCACGAACGTGTGCAAGTGTgcaaagggaggggagggggtcGAACGATGGCTCCGGGGTTGCTTTGGCGATGGCGTGCTGGGGGGAGCCTGGATCTGGCCCTGCTTTACACCAGGTGAGGATCCATCCGGGGCTCCTGGTGCTCAGTTTGCGCCTGGGTGAGCAGAGTTGGGCCCAGCCCTTAAAGTTAATATTTGACTATTTCCGCCGGCCTTTGCCCTGACAAGGTGCAGGTTCCTGGGTGGAGGGGGCAGTGCTGCCGTCCCCCCCAGATCTGGTGGCTTTTGGGGTGCCAGCACCTGCAACTGCATCAGACCCCGTGGGAGCCACAGGGGCTCTGTTCCCACCAGGAATTACCCCCAGGTCAAGGGACTGACCCTGCCCAACCCTCCTGCCCTACACCACCATGCCTGCATGCTGGGGACGGGGACAGAGTCAGGGTCCAGCCACAGCATGGGGACATTCCCTGCACCCATCATACTGGGGGGGCCTGATCCAGCCCCTCATGGTGGGGAGTCCAGCCCAGCACGGGGCTGTCCCCCCTGTGGGGGACACACCTGCGAGCTGACTGTGCTCCTGGGGCTCTAAAAATatcagggaggaggaggagggctctGTGCCGGGGCTATGTTTAGCCCTGCAGCCGCTATGCACCCCGGGGGTGCATGTCCCACAGACCCTTGCACCCCTGTGTGGGGACATTTGGGTGTCCCCCAGCTGtccctggctcccagcagcccagggtTTCCTTACAGAGGGTTTTCCTGTGCCTGACGGGAGGCTCCAGCTTCCCAGCTGGGAGAGGTGACCCCGTGCTGGGATGGTCCGGCAGgatttgggtttgggttttttctatgCGTGCATTGCTGGGGAGGGTCAGGTGTGCCCGGGGCTGCTTTGTGTCCCCGTGGGGTGCCCTCCCTGGCATCGCCTGGTGCCAGTGAGAGGAAAGGGGGGACGTGGGCTGCCTCAGCGCAGCCCCCTCATTTCTCTCCAGCTCCTTACGGGCCCCTGTGGCTTCTCCCTGCTCTAGGAAGGGGCGCTGGATCTGCTCAAGTCCCTCACCGGCTACACCATGACCATCCAGCTGCTCCAGGTGAGGAGTCTGGGTGCGGAGACACCCCGTGGGGTGGCTCACCCTGTCCTCCCCATGCCAGCCGGCACATCCCTAAGGACACGTCCCTGGCGTATGTCCCCAGACCACACGGATCGGGGTGGCTGTCAACTCAGTGCGGAAACACTGCTCGGACGAAGAGGTGGTGGCTTCAGCCAAAATCCTCATCAAGAACTGGAAGCGGCTGCTGGGTGAGCGATGCCAGGGAGAGGCAAGaaccctccccagccccaaccCTCCCGGTGTCCCAAGCCCCTGATGCTCTCCAGGGGGGTCAAAGTGGGATCAGTCCCAGAGTGGGATCGGTTCTGAGCTGGGATGTGCAGGCTCCTGTGCATCACAGCTGCTGTAACCCAGTCCTTCCAGGCAACACGCAGACTTGACGGATTTTCCAAGGGCTCATTTTTGCTCCAGGGCAGAGTGATGTAAATCAGTGTGTGCCCCCcaggggctgagcagcccccAGCCGTGCCCCCACCCTGGGATGCAGCTCCCCAGgtgccctgtgctgctttggGCTGTGCCTGTGACACCCAAATCCTTTACCAGAGTCCTCCACCGCCCCGAAGAGGGAGAAAGATGTGGAtgggaagaaggagaaggacacagatggggagaaggagaagaaggagaaggggaTGGTTTTTCCCAGCTGCGCCAACGAAGGGGCGAAGCACCCCAAGAGCCTGGCTGAGAAGCACAGGGAGAAGCACAAGGAGAGGTGggagctcctgcctgctcttggGGGACACCAGCTGCGTGGCCAAGGCACCAGTGGGGCCAATAAGAGACCACCCTCTGCTCGCTCCTTACGAGTTTGGTTTATCCACCCCTGCCTGTCCACggcagctggcagcactgccagagccaaagggcagctgcctgctgctgtggcagcaccagggcagcttttggagaagggagggagaaatggcttttttttcttttctctcctctagAGCTGTTTATTTCCCAGGTGAGGGCTCTTTGGATGGTGCTGTCTGACCTTGCCCCACTCTCTCTGTCCCTAGGAAGCCCAGCAAGTCTGGCTCTTGTGCCACCATCCCCCGGAGCCACCCTACTGATTCCAACCCAGAAAGGTACCTGCTGAAGGATGCGCCGACCCTTTGTGCCAGGCTCTGCCGGGCACTACCAGCCTGGGGGAGGCTTTGCCGGCAgcctgggggctggaggggcttGGCGGGGActtggccagggctggggtgtgCAGATGGGCAGGCAGGATCCGGCTCACCAGATCAcactgggggatgctggggctgggcttgCTGAGAGCATCTCTCCCTTCCTTTGGACTTCTGCGGTGAAGAGAGTCCAGTGACGGCTGGAGTCCCACTGCATCCTCGAAGAAGTCACCTCTGGACAGCAAGAAAGAGAGGTGGGTGCCTGGGCTGGGTGAGGATGGGAGaggctgagccccagcccctcaccgGCTGGGTGTCTGGACCCACCGCCTGGTCCCTATCGCCATCCTCTGGCACGGAGCTTGTCCTGCTAGGAGAGACTCTGCTGACTCGAGGTCCTCCACCACCTCGGCCATCTCCTCCGCCTCCTCCCCGCAGAAGAGACTGCCAGGAGAGAGGTAAGGAGGAGGGGTCCATGGGCAGCTTGGGGATGCCTTGGGGATCCCCTTTGGGAGTGCTCTGACCATGGGACGCACATCTGGGGTGGGTGGAGATGGCTGGGAGCCCTGATCCTGCCACGGGCATCGGGACATTCCCCATGTGGAGCAAACCCTCCCCTGTGGAGATTCCTGTTGGCTTCCAAGCGCTGGCACTGATGCGCTGGTGCCTGAGgtcctgccaccagcccctgcctgccctgtctGTGGTGTCATCCCCACTGTCCCTCCTGTGCCACCCCCAGGAAAGTCTCTGTGGGCACCAGCCCCTCACCAGCTCCCACCGGCTCCTGGAGAAACTCCAGCGACAGCAAGGAGGAAAGGTAGGAGGGACCCATCCCACCGCCACAGGACCCCCGGCAGGtcccctggggctgtgccaggacCCCGGCGCCTGCCTGTCCCGTCCCCATGTGCCCTGCAGAGCCAacagcagcaaggccaaaccGGAGACACCGCGgacccccaccagccccaccttctcgcccagcccctgcctcctGGCCCCCTGCTACCTCACAGGGGATTCAGTGCGGGACAAGTGCATCGAGATGCTGACGGCCGCTCTCCGCATGGATGGTGAGCAGCtctgggggatgctggagcttaggaggtgctggagctggggggtgctggAGCCCAAACTGGGCTGTTTCTCCTGTAGTAAACCTCTAATAGGAGCAGCTCTACAATAACAAGCAAGGTTCTGCATCCTGGGGCATGCACAGCCCTGCAATGGCAAACTCACCCTAGACTTGCAAACAAACTGCAGCTTGTAGCTCATAGCTCAGTGTTTAGCcccaaaatgaaagaaaaggtggTAGGTAGGGCCTCTGATAAGGGGTCGGGTGTGGGGATGGGGTCTTTGTAAGGTTCAAGATGGGTAAAACCAGGGGTTTTAGAGATGGCGTGCCTGGGGCAAGTTGAGGGGGAGACGCGAGACTTTTTTTCAAGGTTTCTCAGTGCACGGTGAGACCCAGCTGGTGTCACACCTGAATGTCACCCCTCGGCCTCTCTGCCCTGTAGACGACTACAAGGAGTTTGGTGTCAACTGCGAGAAGATGGCATCGGAGATCGAAGACCATATCCTTTGCGGGGGCTGGAAGTCCCCAGGCTCCATCTGCTGGGACATAGACACGTGGGCTCAGACGTGGTgatggggacaaggacaaaGGATGGTGGGGACAAGGACAGAGGATGACGGGCTCTGCTGTCCCCGTTGCCTGCAGAGGGAGCCCAGACCCCGGTTAGAGGCTGATGCTGATGCTGAGCAGAGCATCCCCTGGGTGCCTGCCGTAGTCCGGAGGTCTGTGCAtccccccagacccctctgcgCAGGGACCTGCTTTCATCCCTGGGGAAATAAACCCAACACTCAGTCAAGACCTCTTCTctgagctgctgtgggtgcCCATGTCTCTTGCCAGCCCTGGTCCCTCACGGGGCccaggctgtgccatgctgccAGGGATGAAGCCACCTCGTTTCACTCCCAGCTCAAGGCTTGAGGGTGTCCTGGCAGCCCCCCAAGTCCAGGATCAGCCTCAAGGCTGTTTCCCCTCCTGGGTACGCTTCGATTTTTGGTGTATCCCAAACTCTCTACTTGTGAGTGCCTGGGCGCTCacaggaccccagagctggcacCTCAGCCTCTCTGCCCACATCCATGCAGGCAGCTGGTGGCTTTTTGGAGGAGGAGAGTGGGCTGAGTCCTCTGCACCAGGAATTCAAATCCCAGCACAGCGTCTGGTGACAGTCCCTGTGCCCCGACAGCTTTGCCTGTGTGTCAAATGTTGCAAGGCAATGCCAAGTTGTTTTCCTGCCCACATCTCAAGCTGGGCTTCATCCTCCTAAACCCAAGGAGGGGGAGACCCCCCTCCCAGTGGTCCCCCCAGGAGCAAAGCCCTGTTGAGATCGGCCACCTCCACATGCCCGTGGACACTGGCCCTGGTGACAGCCAGCACCACCgagcccagagcagcagtgggtgCCCATGGTGCTGGCATCCCCCCACTGTGCCCCCTTGATTCCTTGACAGACCCCACATATCTTCCAGGAGCTGAAGAGCACAGACATGAAGTATCGCAACCGGGTGCGGAGCAGGATTAGCAACCTGAAGGACCCCAAAAATCCCAGCCTGCGAAGGAACGTGCTGTGCGGGGCCATCCAGCCCAGCCTCATCGCTCGCATGACCGCCGAGGTGGGCAGCGGGATGGGGGACATGGGGCTGTGTCTCATGGACCACTCCATCTCCATGGGGATGAAGTCCACCCCTACCCCAACCTCTGCTCTTGGAGGCTGTGTCGGCACATGAGGGCTGGCTGGGTCTTGGCTTGCTGGTGCCCACACTGGGCTtgtcccagcatctccctgtcccactttgctgctggctggggcatGGAGAGAAAGCAGGGGGCACTGCCTGATCCtccagagccctgcagccccccatgCCCATCGCAGACCAGGTGTGGGATGTCATGCTGGCAGGAGTCAGGCTTGAGGGTCcccattcctcctcctcagctggggTCCCCAGATCAGGCTCCAGggagcccagctccctccatGGGGAGCCAGGTCCCTGAAGGCAGCAGTTTTGGTTTGAGGATGGGGTGGTTTTTCCATCTGGATGGACTTTAGCTCTCCAGCAAGCACAGAGAGCAGGATCCGTCCTGGTCCTGGAGAGGATAGGGAGGGTGCTGGCTTGGCACTCTGTGCCGGCTTGGCTGCGAGCCCCAGGGCAGCGCCGTGGCAGCTCTGACCCTgtggtgccggtgccggtggcAGGAGATGGCCAGCGATGAGCTGAAGGAGCTGAGGAACGCCATGACCCAGGAGGCCATCCGTGAGCACCAGATGGCCAAGACG
It encodes the following:
- the TCEA3 gene encoding transcription elongation factor A protein 3, producing MGPAEELVRIAKKLDKMVARKSMEGALDLLKSLTGYTMTIQLLQTTRIGVAVNSVRKHCSDEEVVASAKILIKNWKRLLESSTAPKREKDVDGKKEKDTDGEKEKKEKGMVFPSCANEGAKHPKSLAEKHREKHKERKPSKSGSCATIPRSHPTDSNPERESSDGWSPTASSKKSPLDSKKERRDSADSRSSTTSAISSASSPQKRLPGERKVSVGTSPSPAPTGSWRNSSDSKEERANSSKAKPETPRTPTSPTFSPSPCLLAPCYLTGDSVRDKCIEMLTAALRMDDDYKEFGVNCEKMASEIEDHIFQELKSTDMKYRNRVRSRISNLKDPKNPSLRRNVLCGAIQPSLIARMTAEEMASDELKELRNAMTQEAIREHQMAKTGGTVTDLFQCGKCKKKNCTYNQVQTRSADEPMTTFVLCNECGNRWKFC